In one window of Tumebacillus algifaecis DNA:
- a CDS encoding alpha/beta hydrolase family protein has translation MIPNYLEKLEKAVWLQHFSFTTDGTLLLGCNTQHGSRVYIHATDTPMVERSTHQMYPFGTSQFVGFLEHTENGYQVVCHDLNTQTEHLPALAPLTYPIQPSVYGEEHIVGLRVNADGQQKLVLVHHRNDEEPIELLDLPNEQKADQLYVAVAPRRRAIIVTRKTTGPYTELVLCDPETKSSRVLLSGEGNMTPVSAQWNLEESALICLVRVGRRLDAVQIEVESGEHVRLNLPLLAEAPIWNPDGRSLLLTLDEWPGTRFATYHLESKEVVPFDLLPGVAHSIPRWREGALYFKVASSQQPPALYRWQPEQNELQCLTRQQDFSQTAPPEVIGIETERGYAVPCLVYPPAKEQKRAVFLLHGGPSGAWDISWSPWIQLLQSLGMRVILVNPRGSTVRNWPLPPLKPGEFGKLDVLDVIDCIREAINRSWASPVQIGLYGESYGGYLATRTAQALGDEVGALLIMSSYLNVTVLKNSRDPVVRRFAEYAFTSEELEPSVEGELWTPDFPILQVHGEHDLQLPLADVNVQFEKLGGHGHELYVLAGEGHTIRNRSNICAWIGKGAQFFDDALRSVQEE, from the coding sequence ATGATCCCTAACTACTTAGAGAAGCTGGAAAAGGCAGTTTGGCTCCAGCATTTTTCTTTTACGACGGACGGGACCCTGTTGCTCGGGTGCAATACGCAGCACGGGAGCCGCGTCTATATACATGCGACCGATACGCCAATGGTCGAGCGCTCCACACATCAGATGTACCCATTTGGGACGTCTCAGTTTGTCGGTTTCCTCGAACATACGGAAAATGGCTACCAAGTGGTCTGTCATGATTTGAACACCCAGACCGAACATTTGCCAGCGCTGGCCCCGCTGACCTATCCGATCCAACCGAGCGTCTACGGCGAAGAGCATATCGTTGGCCTGCGGGTCAACGCGGACGGACAGCAAAAGTTGGTGCTGGTCCATCATCGCAACGACGAGGAGCCGATTGAGCTGCTCGATTTGCCGAACGAACAAAAAGCGGACCAACTCTATGTGGCGGTCGCACCACGCCGCCGCGCCATCATCGTGACGCGAAAAACGACAGGTCCATATACCGAGTTGGTGCTTTGCGACCCGGAGACAAAAAGCTCGCGCGTTTTGTTGAGCGGGGAAGGCAACATGACGCCGGTCTCCGCCCAATGGAATCTGGAAGAATCCGCCTTGATCTGTTTGGTGCGTGTGGGCAGGCGCTTAGATGCCGTGCAGATCGAGGTGGAGAGCGGGGAGCACGTTCGATTGAATTTGCCGCTGCTCGCAGAAGCACCGATCTGGAATCCGGATGGACGGTCGCTTTTGCTGACACTGGATGAATGGCCGGGGACGCGATTTGCCACCTATCATCTGGAAAGCAAAGAAGTCGTTCCGTTCGACCTGTTGCCGGGAGTTGCACATTCGATCCCGCGCTGGCGAGAAGGTGCACTATATTTTAAAGTAGCAAGCAGTCAACAGCCGCCTGCCCTGTATCGCTGGCAACCGGAGCAAAATGAACTCCAGTGCCTGACGCGTCAACAGGACTTTTCGCAAACGGCTCCCCCAGAAGTGATCGGCATCGAAACGGAGCGGGGATATGCGGTGCCCTGTCTGGTCTATCCGCCAGCAAAAGAGCAGAAGCGGGCCGTCTTCTTGTTGCACGGCGGGCCTTCAGGAGCATGGGACATCTCTTGGTCGCCGTGGATTCAACTGTTGCAGAGTCTGGGGATGCGAGTCATCCTCGTCAATCCGCGCGGAAGCACGGTGCGCAATTGGCCGTTGCCGCCGCTAAAACCGGGTGAATTTGGGAAGTTGGATGTACTGGATGTGATCGATTGCATTCGTGAGGCGATCAACCGTTCATGGGCCAGCCCTGTACAGATCGGGCTGTACGGGGAGAGCTACGGTGGGTATCTCGCGACTCGTACCGCGCAAGCACTCGGAGATGAGGTCGGGGCGCTGTTGATCATGAGTTCGTATTTGAATGTCACGGTGCTCAAGAACAGCCGCGATCCTGTCGTCCGCCGCTTTGCCGAGTACGCCTTTACAAGTGAAGAGTTGGAACCGTCAGTTGAAGGTGAGTTATGGACACCTGACTTTCCGATCCTGCAAGTGCACGGTGAACACGACTTGCAGTTACCGCTTGCAGATGTGAACGTTCAGTTTGAAAAACTTGGTGGTCATGGGCATGAACTGTATGTCTTAGCAGGAGAAGGTCATACCATTCGCAATCGCAGCAACATCTGTGCATGGATCGGCAAAGGCGCCCAATTTTTCGATGACGCGCTGAGGTCTGTACAGGAAGAGTAG
- a CDS encoding HesA/MoeB/ThiF family protein: MKRVRLREQVNVLSKGQHFVLRLNDEMVVITPNNDALHHCVKHWIAGGSEDHFRQVTEEQHPTSWDTFKPHFDRLLELGFFEDMDVEHELTAEEVGRWTRMMDYLSRYETEETNRYEYMRRIRHSKVLVVGVGGMGSWMTTQLLGLGIGHIVLLDGDHVEVSNLNRTAMYKPADAGKLKVDCAVAYAKEFSPHTKVEAIPQFVTGPEDLLPHLDGVDLVLGCADKPVFLITKWISEACTQAKVPYLFTIGGQVGPLAVPDSDQACPLCEFTFRTDKYPNLMDTILNQGDFLFERTVGSVVSFPAIVSGVAGFEVMRFLSGYEKPVTVNACWKFDTNMEFRVEPLTKHPSCINCATK; the protein is encoded by the coding sequence GTGAAAAGGGTACGACTACGGGAACAAGTCAATGTTCTCTCGAAAGGACAACATTTCGTCCTTCGCTTGAACGATGAAATGGTCGTGATCACACCAAACAACGATGCTCTTCATCATTGTGTGAAGCACTGGATCGCTGGCGGTTCGGAAGACCATTTTCGGCAGGTGACAGAAGAACAGCACCCGACGAGTTGGGACACGTTCAAGCCCCATTTTGATCGACTCCTGGAACTGGGATTCTTTGAGGACATGGATGTGGAGCATGAGCTGACCGCGGAAGAAGTTGGGCGTTGGACGCGGATGATGGATTATCTCTCCCGCTACGAGACGGAGGAGACCAACCGCTACGAATATATGCGACGGATTCGTCACTCGAAAGTGTTGGTGGTCGGGGTCGGCGGCATGGGTAGTTGGATGACCACACAATTGTTGGGTCTGGGCATCGGGCACATCGTACTGCTCGACGGGGACCATGTGGAAGTTTCCAACCTGAACCGCACGGCGATGTACAAGCCAGCAGATGCGGGGAAATTGAAGGTCGATTGCGCGGTTGCGTATGCCAAAGAATTCTCGCCGCACACGAAAGTGGAAGCCATTCCCCAATTCGTGACGGGGCCGGAGGATCTCCTGCCACATTTGGACGGCGTGGACCTTGTGCTCGGATGCGCCGATAAACCGGTCTTTCTGATCACAAAATGGATCTCCGAAGCATGTACGCAAGCCAAAGTGCCATACCTGTTTACGATCGGGGGTCAAGTCGGACCGCTTGCGGTGCCAGATTCGGATCAGGCTTGTCCACTCTGCGAGTTCACCTTCCGCACGGACAAGTACCCGAACCTTATGGACACGATCCTCAATCAAGGCGACTTCCTCTTTGAACGCACGGTGGGCAGTGTCGTAAGTTTCCCTGCGATCGTCAGTGGTGTGGCGGGATTTGAAGTGATGCGCTTTCTGAGCGGTTATGAGAAACCAGTCACGGTGAACGCTTGTTGGAAATTCGATACGAACATGGAGTTTCGCGTAGAACCGCTGACCAAACATCCATCCTGTATCAATTGTGCGACTAAGTAA
- a CDS encoding MFS transporter: MFQFLLIGQIVSWLGDDLHQVGMIWFVHEAFGSAYSQAGLGIAMALPMALAALFAGAIVDRFDRSKLLLITDLSRAAISGALVLMLLFMEPNLWVIYAVTALIGLAGLMFNPSVQTLMPEIAGDDKEQLMRMNAWYMSSATVVRVIGPALAGMLLPFISIEWILSIDAVTFLFSAVMVQKMIKQLKSVKNIAPKERAERSSIWKDAWAGLRFLLREPVLGPQFLVLPILEGVMLSMYYLLPILLAANGQNAKLFAILIGFFSLGSVIGITIVRRFGLNNRRGLVFCLNLFLQGAMLIIIGMTTSTWIMVIAFFLMGIPSGAAAISVNTYVQQCIDPQFRGRVFSAIQSVASALIPFCILVMGGLAASYGVGKVLIVAAFVLVAAGVFITSQKAVREAR; this comes from the coding sequence GTGTTCCAGTTCTTATTGATCGGGCAGATCGTCTCCTGGCTGGGAGATGACTTGCATCAGGTCGGGATGATCTGGTTCGTCCACGAGGCGTTTGGCAGTGCTTATAGTCAAGCAGGTTTGGGTATCGCAATGGCATTGCCGATGGCGCTTGCGGCTTTGTTCGCAGGGGCTATCGTCGATCGCTTCGATCGCTCGAAACTGCTGTTGATCACCGATCTGTCACGAGCTGCCATCTCGGGCGCGCTCGTACTGATGCTCCTGTTTATGGAGCCAAATCTGTGGGTGATCTATGCGGTCACCGCGCTGATCGGGCTGGCCGGGTTGATGTTCAACCCGTCCGTACAGACCCTGATGCCAGAGATTGCCGGAGATGACAAGGAACAATTGATGCGGATGAATGCTTGGTACATGTCAAGCGCTACTGTCGTCCGTGTCATCGGTCCTGCATTAGCCGGAATGTTGCTTCCCTTTATCAGTATTGAATGGATCTTATCCATCGATGCGGTGACGTTCCTTTTCTCGGCCGTCATGGTGCAAAAGATGATCAAGCAACTGAAGAGCGTGAAGAATATCGCCCCCAAGGAGCGGGCTGAACGCAGCAGCATCTGGAAAGATGCGTGGGCAGGACTTCGCTTTCTGCTGCGTGAACCTGTGCTGGGCCCACAGTTTCTCGTGTTGCCGATCTTGGAAGGCGTCATGCTGTCGATGTACTATCTGTTGCCGATCTTGCTCGCCGCGAACGGGCAAAATGCGAAGCTCTTTGCGATCTTAATCGGGTTTTTCTCACTCGGCAGCGTCATCGGAATTACGATCGTCCGACGGTTTGGTCTGAACAACAGAAGAGGCTTGGTCTTCTGCCTCAACCTGTTCCTGCAAGGTGCGATGTTGATCATCATCGGGATGACGACATCGACTTGGATCATGGTCATCGCCTTCTTCTTGATGGGCATTCCTTCCGGTGCTGCGGCGATCAGCGTCAATACGTATGTGCAGCAATGCATCGATCCGCAGTTTAGAGGTCGCGTTTTCTCGGCGATCCAATCGGTAGCATCGGCACTGATCCCCTTCTGTATCTTGGTCATGGGGGGGCTGGCTGCCAGCTACGGCGTGGGCAAAGTGTTGATTGTGGCGGCCTTCGTGCTGGTCGCAGCGGGCGTTTTCATCACCTCTCAAAAAGCGGTGCGCGAAGCGCGCTAA
- a CDS encoding ABC transporter permease has translation MNLWESILLALENVRVNKMRSFLTIIGIVVGVAAVIAVVSIGQAGKSSLVSELGQVAEGSFLVIPQSQGETGGLTVDDVEQIKRLKGIDAVVGLLTLPAESKKGKDTVNFMLNGTHADYPKINNLKMVAGRFFSSGEERSRQKSLVVEAKYAEEVFGSAAAAMNKKVTLNSSIYRIVGVYKPEESLLSGLGGKVYNAFLPIGALPGAGDVRDVQYIQAKAVEKDETLVREQVKAVKKLLAKRHNTAVANYIAQTGEETQEAVKSAFNVMQTIIGSIAGISLLVGGIGVMNIMLVSVTERTREIGIRKAIGATPGMIMRQFLVEAVILCFFGGLIGTLLGLFAAGIFSLATGWPFLVSWGTILLAFAFSAAVGIFFGLYPANKAARMQPIESLRYE, from the coding sequence ATGAATCTATGGGAGAGCATCCTGTTGGCACTGGAAAATGTGCGGGTCAACAAAATGCGCTCGTTCCTCACGATCATCGGGATCGTGGTCGGGGTGGCGGCGGTCATCGCCGTCGTGTCGATCGGTCAGGCGGGCAAATCGTCGCTGGTCAGTGAACTCGGGCAAGTGGCGGAAGGTTCGTTCCTCGTCATCCCGCAAAGCCAAGGGGAGACGGGCGGCTTGACGGTCGATGATGTCGAGCAGATCAAGCGTCTCAAGGGCATCGACGCGGTGGTCGGGCTGCTGACCCTTCCCGCCGAGTCGAAAAAGGGCAAAGATACGGTCAACTTCATGCTCAACGGCACGCATGCCGACTATCCGAAAATCAACAATTTGAAGATGGTGGCGGGCCGCTTTTTCAGCTCAGGCGAGGAGCGTTCGCGCCAGAAGTCGCTGGTCGTTGAAGCGAAGTATGCGGAAGAGGTATTCGGTTCGGCCGCCGCCGCGATGAACAAGAAAGTGACCTTGAACAGCAGCATCTACCGCATCGTCGGTGTGTACAAACCGGAAGAATCACTGCTCTCAGGTCTGGGTGGGAAAGTGTACAATGCTTTCCTGCCGATCGGCGCCTTGCCGGGAGCGGGCGATGTGCGGGATGTCCAATACATTCAGGCTAAAGCGGTGGAAAAGGACGAAACGCTGGTGCGCGAACAGGTCAAAGCGGTGAAAAAACTGCTCGCCAAGCGTCACAACACAGCGGTTGCCAACTACATCGCGCAAACGGGTGAAGAGACGCAAGAGGCGGTCAAGTCAGCTTTTAATGTCATGCAGACGATCATCGGATCGATTGCGGGCATCTCGCTTCTGGTCGGCGGGATCGGTGTGATGAACATCATGCTCGTCTCCGTGACTGAGCGCACCCGTGAGATCGGTATTCGCAAAGCGATCGGTGCCACGCCAGGGATGATCATGCGCCAGTTTTTGGTGGAAGCGGTGATCCTCTGCTTCTTCGGCGGACTGATCGGCACCTTGCTCGGCCTGTTCGCAGCAGGGATCTTCTCCCTCGCGACCGGATGGCCGTTCCTCGTCTCGTGGGGGACGATTTTGCTGGCGTTTGCATTCTCCGCCGCAGTCGGAATCTTCTTTGGTCTGTACCCAGCAAATAAAGCAGCACGGATGCAACCGATTGAATCGTTGCGGTATGAGTGA
- a CDS encoding ABC transporter ATP-binding protein produces MITLNGISKTYDQGGLEVQALHPTDLFIDKGEFVAIMGPSGSGKSTLMNLLGCLDIPSSGRYVLDGEEVQSLTEDELAIVRNQKIGFVFQSFNLLPRQTILKNVELPMLYGGVPKAERTERAKELLSKVGLADRLDHRPNELSGGQKQRVAIARSLAMNPPILLADEPTGNLDSKSSLDIMHLFRQINDEGATVILVTHEADIAEHAKRVLRFGDGVIREDVRNEQCAVEEVRA; encoded by the coding sequence ATGATCACCCTGAACGGCATTTCCAAAACCTACGACCAAGGCGGACTGGAAGTGCAGGCGCTCCATCCGACCGACCTGTTCATCGACAAGGGGGAATTTGTCGCGATCATGGGTCCGTCCGGCTCCGGCAAATCTACTTTGATGAACCTGCTCGGCTGTCTCGACATCCCAAGCTCGGGCCGCTATGTGTTGGATGGGGAAGAAGTGCAGAGCTTGACCGAAGATGAACTGGCGATTGTGCGCAACCAAAAGATCGGGTTCGTCTTCCAAAGCTTCAACCTGTTGCCCCGTCAGACCATTTTGAAAAATGTCGAGCTGCCGATGCTCTATGGCGGTGTGCCGAAAGCGGAACGCACCGAGCGGGCAAAGGAACTTTTGTCCAAAGTCGGCTTGGCCGACCGCCTCGACCATCGTCCCAACGAGCTGTCCGGCGGGCAAAAACAGCGCGTCGCGATCGCCCGCTCGCTGGCGATGAATCCGCCGATCCTGCTGGCCGACGAGCCGACGGGGAACCTCGACTCCAAGTCCTCGCTCGACATCATGCACCTGTTCCGTCAGATCAATGACGAAGGGGCGACAGTGATTCTTGTCACGCATGAAGCGGACATCGCCGAACATGCCAAGCGCGTCCTGCGTTTTGGCGACGGAGTGATCCGCGAAGATGTGCGCAACGAGCAGTGCGCCGTTGAGGAGGTGCGAGCATGA
- a CDS encoding efflux RND transporter periplasmic adaptor subunit: MNKKVIWGAVLALSVAGVAGMNIYSLNKTIDVSVTQAEEGAISETVFASGQLESADVQNYFAPASGVVDKVEVRAGDAVKKGQTLYTLRVEDLQQQLRMEQNNLKIAQAEREAARKQQDAANANPLVPKQEIDFTLYDMKIENADLAVQAVQKKIASATVTAAKDGVVTHLDIKAGQIVMEGAPALVTANLDALQVRAQIGELDAGKVKQDLTVTVSGDAFADNTYSGIVSYLAPTASLSNPAAKDPSVEMLVTLDNSAPELRPGYNATVEVTLTETQKHPLVPPEAIKREGEKALVFRIENGKSVAVEVKTGKEDDTHVEILEGLTAGEEIIASVPEGLRAGKKVKVQ, translated from the coding sequence ATGAATAAAAAAGTGATCTGGGGCGCGGTGCTCGCTTTGTCGGTAGCGGGTGTCGCCGGGATGAACATCTATAGCTTGAACAAAACGATCGATGTGAGCGTTACGCAAGCGGAAGAAGGTGCGATCTCCGAAACTGTTTTCGCCAGCGGGCAGTTGGAGTCGGCCGATGTGCAGAACTACTTTGCTCCGGCAAGTGGCGTCGTGGACAAAGTGGAGGTCCGAGCGGGAGATGCGGTGAAAAAAGGGCAGACCCTCTACACCTTGCGCGTCGAGGACTTGCAACAGCAACTCCGCATGGAGCAAAACAACCTGAAGATCGCTCAGGCGGAGCGGGAGGCGGCCCGCAAACAACAGGATGCGGCGAACGCCAACCCGCTGGTGCCAAAACAGGAGATCGACTTTACCCTGTATGATATGAAGATTGAAAATGCAGATCTGGCAGTGCAGGCGGTGCAGAAAAAAATCGCCTCGGCCACAGTCACTGCGGCGAAAGACGGCGTGGTCACCCACTTGGACATCAAAGCCGGACAGATCGTGATGGAAGGCGCTCCGGCGCTCGTCACCGCCAACCTCGATGCGCTGCAAGTGCGCGCGCAGATCGGGGAGCTCGATGCGGGCAAGGTGAAACAGGACCTGACCGTCACGGTGAGCGGCGATGCGTTTGCCGACAACACCTACAGCGGCATCGTCAGCTACCTCGCGCCGACGGCCAGCCTGTCCAACCCGGCAGCCAAAGACCCATCGGTGGAGATGCTCGTCACCTTGGACAACTCAGCACCCGAACTGCGCCCTGGCTACAACGCGACGGTGGAGGTCACGCTGACCGAAACGCAAAAGCACCCGTTGGTGCCGCCAGAAGCGATCAAGCGCGAAGGGGAGAAGGCGCTCGTCTTCCGCATCGAAAATGGCAAATCGGTCGCCGTCGAAGTCAAGACGGGCAAAGAGGATGACACGCATGTCGAGATCCTCGAAGGGCTGACGGCGGGCGAGGAGATCATCGCCTCCGTGCCGGAAGGTCTGCGCGCAGGTAAAAAGGTGAAGGTGCAATGA
- a CDS encoding YIP1 family protein, which yields MGNFFGVLTQPTAAFERLRGKGGWVLTLILLMVLSVFALWLQNDAIMGTIEQEFNKQAEQGQPIPDEIKDVALASGKFITYFSGTLGVIVTMFLGGLLLLLVNLFVRGEATYMQLSKVALYSYIPSVIGIVLTGIIAYATGATSLYDVSLSAGAFVSDKSSMAFVIAQIINPFSLWSLALMIIGTAVMTRKSRGSVALWIVIGWTIVTFLTLIGSKAA from the coding sequence ATGGGGAACTTTTTTGGGGTATTGACGCAACCTACAGCAGCGTTTGAGCGCTTGCGTGGCAAAGGTGGCTGGGTGCTCACCCTGATTTTGCTGATGGTGCTGTCGGTGTTCGCGCTGTGGCTGCAAAACGATGCGATCATGGGCACGATCGAACAGGAATTTAACAAGCAGGCTGAGCAAGGCCAGCCGATTCCGGATGAAATCAAAGATGTGGCGCTCGCAAGTGGCAAGTTCATCACCTATTTCAGCGGAACGCTAGGCGTCATCGTTACGATGTTCTTGGGCGGTTTGCTCCTCTTGCTCGTCAACTTGTTCGTTCGCGGGGAAGCTACCTACATGCAACTGTCGAAAGTGGCGCTCTACTCCTACATTCCGTCGGTCATCGGTATTGTTTTGACGGGGATCATCGCCTATGCAACTGGCGCTACCTCGTTGTACGATGTGTCGTTGAGCGCAGGTGCGTTCGTCTCTGATAAATCGTCGATGGCGTTCGTGATCGCCCAAATCATCAACCCGTTCAGCCTCTGGAGCTTGGCGTTGATGATCATCGGCACCGCGGTCATGACGCGCAAAAGCCGTGGTTCGGTTGCGCTCTGGATCGTCATCGGCTGGACGATCGTTACCTTCCTGACGCTGATCGGATCGAAGGCAGCATAA
- the argH gene encoding argininosuccinate lyase yields MKLWGGRFTKPTNELVEEFTASISFDQRLAAQDIKGSLAHVKMLGACGIIPQADADTIRAGLLKLQEKWAIGELAFSIKDEDVHMNLEKHLIEEIGPVGGKLHTGRSRNDQVALDMHLYLKEEAGVLAGLLTELIAVLVEKAEQNLDVIIPGYTHLQRAQPVLLAQHFLAYVGMFRRDVERLQDALKRIDTMPLGAGALAGTTFPIDREMVAAELGFGRIYENSMDAVSDRDFILEFLSAASIVMMHLSRFCEELVLWSSTEFGFVELDDAYCTGSSIMPQKKNPDVAELIRGKTGRVYGHLFSLLTVLKGLPLAYNKDLQEDKEGMFDTVDTLKTSLILFAGMIETMEVRRENTEKAVKQDFSVATDLADYLVRKGLPFRQAHEVIGKIVLFCIAEGKYLPELTFAEYQSFSTLFAEDLYQAIDVVNVVEARNSLGGTGTKSVEHQLHLQQEWLATQTREV; encoded by the coding sequence ATGAAACTATGGGGCGGACGCTTCACCAAACCGACCAATGAACTTGTCGAAGAATTCACCGCATCGATTTCGTTCGACCAGCGCCTCGCCGCACAGGACATCAAAGGCTCCCTCGCGCATGTCAAAATGCTCGGTGCCTGCGGAATCATTCCGCAGGCCGATGCGGACACCATCCGCGCAGGGCTGTTGAAACTCCAAGAAAAATGGGCGATCGGCGAACTGGCTTTTTCGATCAAGGATGAGGATGTGCACATGAACCTCGAAAAACACCTGATCGAAGAGATTGGCCCCGTCGGCGGAAAATTGCACACGGGCCGCTCCCGCAACGACCAAGTGGCGCTCGACATGCACCTCTATTTGAAAGAAGAGGCGGGCGTGCTGGCTGGACTGCTCACCGAACTGATCGCCGTGCTCGTCGAAAAAGCGGAGCAAAATCTCGATGTGATCATCCCTGGCTACACCCATCTGCAACGGGCGCAACCGGTGTTGCTGGCTCAGCATTTTCTCGCCTATGTGGGCATGTTCCGCCGCGATGTGGAGCGTCTGCAAGATGCGCTGAAGCGGATCGACACCATGCCGCTCGGGGCGGGGGCATTGGCCGGGACGACCTTCCCGATCGATCGGGAAATGGTCGCAGCCGAACTTGGTTTTGGCCGGATCTATGAGAACTCGATGGACGCTGTCAGCGACCGCGACTTCATCTTGGAATTTTTGTCGGCCGCCTCGATCGTGATGATGCACCTGTCCCGTTTTTGTGAAGAGCTAGTCTTGTGGTCCTCGACCGAGTTCGGCTTTGTCGAACTGGATGATGCGTACTGCACCGGTTCCTCGATCATGCCGCAGAAAAAGAACCCGGACGTCGCCGAACTGATTCGCGGCAAGACGGGCCGCGTCTACGGGCATTTGTTTTCCTTGCTGACCGTGCTGAAGGGCTTGCCCCTCGCCTATAACAAAGACCTGCAAGAGGACAAAGAAGGGATGTTCGACACCGTGGACACGCTCAAGACCTCGTTGATCCTCTTTGCAGGCATGATCGAAACGATGGAAGTGCGCCGCGAAAATACGGAGAAGGCGGTCAAGCAAGACTTCTCCGTCGCCACCGACCTCGCCGACTATCTGGTCCGCAAAGGGCTTCCGTTCCGACAGGCGCATGAGGTGATCGGCAAGATCGTGCTGTTTTGCATCGCGGAAGGGAAGTACCTCCCCGAGCTCACATTTGCCGAATATCAAAGCTTCTCCACGCTGTTTGCAGAAGATCTCTACCAAGCGATCGATGTGGTCAACGTCGTGGAAGCGCGCAACTCGCTGGGCGGCACCGGCACGAAGAGTGTCGAGCATCAACTGCACTTGCAACAAGAGTGGCTGGCCACACAAACCCGTGAAGTGTAA
- a CDS encoding argininosuccinate synthase, producing the protein MKKKLILAYSGGLDTSVAITWLNEQGYEVIAVSADVGEGKDLEFVKNKALQVGASKSYMIDARELFAKEFILPSLKANALYEHKYPLSAALSRPLISQLMVEYAEQEGAVAVAHGCTGKGNDQVRFDVSVTALNPNLEIVAPVREWGWSRDEEIEYAKQHNIPIPITKENPFSVDANLWGRSCECGVLEDPWAEAPEAAFEWTVNAQDAPNTPEYVEIGFEKGVPVSLNGQALGLVELIEQLNKLGGAHGVGRIDHVENRLIGIKSREVYEAPGALILIAAHRELETITLPREVAHFKPQLELKYTELVYNGLWFSPLKKALDAFIEETQATVTGTVRVKLHKGTYQPVGRKSEQSLYDLDLATYSPDDAFDHNAAKGFIKLWGLPTKVYSKVNQSK; encoded by the coding sequence ATGAAGAAAAAATTGATCCTCGCGTACTCCGGCGGCCTCGACACCTCGGTTGCCATCACCTGGTTGAACGAACAAGGCTATGAAGTCATCGCCGTTTCTGCCGATGTCGGGGAAGGCAAAGACCTCGAATTTGTCAAAAACAAAGCGCTCCAAGTCGGCGCTTCCAAGTCCTACATGATCGACGCTCGCGAGCTGTTTGCCAAAGAATTCATTCTGCCGTCTTTGAAAGCGAACGCGCTGTACGAACATAAATACCCGCTTTCCGCGGCGCTGTCCCGTCCGCTGATCTCGCAGCTGATGGTCGAATATGCGGAGCAAGAAGGCGCAGTAGCAGTCGCTCACGGCTGCACAGGCAAAGGCAACGACCAAGTGCGCTTCGACGTCTCTGTCACCGCGCTCAACCCGAACTTGGAAATCGTAGCTCCGGTGCGCGAATGGGGCTGGTCGCGCGACGAAGAGATCGAATATGCCAAACAGCACAACATTCCGATCCCGATTACCAAAGAAAACCCGTTCTCCGTCGATGCCAACCTGTGGGGCCGTTCCTGTGAATGCGGCGTGCTCGAAGATCCGTGGGCCGAAGCGCCGGAAGCGGCATTCGAGTGGACAGTAAACGCTCAGGATGCGCCGAACACGCCAGAATATGTGGAGATCGGTTTTGAAAAAGGGGTTCCCGTCTCGCTGAACGGCCAAGCGCTCGGACTGGTAGAACTGATCGAGCAGTTGAACAAACTGGGCGGCGCACACGGCGTCGGCCGTATCGACCATGTCGAAAACCGCTTGATCGGCATCAAGTCCCGCGAAGTGTACGAAGCACCGGGCGCGCTGATCCTGATCGCCGCACACCGCGAGTTGGAGACGATCACCCTGCCGCGCGAAGTGGCACACTTCAAACCGCAGCTCGAACTGAAATACACCGAACTCGTGTATAACGGCCTCTGGTTCTCGCCGCTGAAAAAGGCGCTCGACGCGTTCATCGAAGAAACGCAAGCGACCGTCACCGGAACTGTGCGCGTCAAACTGCACAAAGGCACCTATCAACCGGTGGGCAGAAAGTCTGAGCAGTCGCTCTACGACCTCGACCTTGCGACCTACTCGCCAGACGATGCGTTCGACCACAATGCGGCAAAAGGCTTCATCAAGCTCTGGGGCTTGCCGACCAAAGTTTACTCCAAAGTCAATCAAAGCAAGTAG